One genomic region from Curtobacterium sp. 9128 encodes:
- a CDS encoding SAM-dependent methyltransferase, which translates to MDAADLAQLLTPDGMALLDRTPSVSDDGEIVRVVSRLRAEGHDPGLVAAVLTQAKLRQKARGKFGDFASRMLFTEAGLEQATRLSVAAQHAGRFAAAGLRRVADLGCGIGGDAMAMAALDLDVTAVDRDEVTAAVATYNLSPWSDARVELGDAASFDLSRVDGVWMDPARRTAGHANTRRLADPDDWSPSLDTVFAAATTTPTGVKLGPGIDRDLVPDTAEAQWTSVDREVVELALWFGPLARPGIRRAATVIGPHGIAELTGADDSEDEPVGPIGEYLYEPDGAVIRARLIGDLARSIDGHMLSDGIAYVTSSRAVTTPFAQGFRVLDTMPLDVKQLAARLAADGIGTVEIKKRGVDVDPAQFRKRLRLRGGSGRVTLVLTRLEGRHTAILCERLT; encoded by the coding sequence ATGGACGCCGCCGATCTCGCCCAGCTGTTGACCCCGGACGGGATGGCGCTGCTCGACCGTACGCCGAGCGTCTCCGACGACGGTGAGATCGTCCGCGTCGTCTCCCGGCTGCGGGCGGAGGGGCACGATCCCGGGCTCGTCGCCGCCGTGCTGACCCAGGCGAAGCTCCGGCAGAAGGCCAGGGGGAAGTTCGGCGACTTCGCGTCGCGGATGCTCTTCACCGAAGCCGGGCTCGAGCAGGCCACCCGGCTGTCCGTCGCTGCCCAGCACGCCGGACGCTTCGCCGCGGCGGGGCTCCGTCGGGTGGCGGACCTCGGCTGCGGCATCGGCGGGGACGCGATGGCGATGGCGGCGCTCGACCTCGACGTGACGGCGGTCGACCGCGACGAGGTCACGGCGGCGGTCGCCACGTACAACCTCTCGCCGTGGTCCGACGCCCGCGTGGAGCTCGGGGACGCGGCCTCGTTCGACCTGTCGCGCGTCGACGGCGTCTGGATGGACCCCGCACGACGGACGGCCGGCCACGCGAACACGCGACGCCTCGCCGACCCCGACGACTGGTCGCCGTCGCTGGACACCGTGTTCGCGGCGGCGACGACCACGCCGACCGGGGTGAAGCTCGGCCCCGGGATCGACCGCGACCTCGTCCCGGACACCGCGGAAGCGCAGTGGACGTCCGTCGACCGCGAGGTCGTCGAGCTCGCACTCTGGTTCGGGCCGCTCGCACGCCCTGGCATCCGGCGCGCGGCCACCGTCATCGGGCCGCACGGCATCGCGGAGCTGACCGGAGCGGACGACTCCGAGGACGAGCCGGTCGGGCCGATCGGCGAGTACCTCTACGAGCCGGACGGGGCCGTCATCCGGGCGCGGCTGATCGGTGACCTGGCGCGGTCGATCGACGGGCACATGCTGTCCGACGGGATCGCGTACGTGACGTCCTCACGTGCGGTGACCACGCCGTTCGCGCAGGGCTTCCGGGTGCTGGACACGATGCCCCTCGACGTCAAGCAGCTCGCGGCACGGCTCGCCGCGGACGGGATCGGCACGGTGGAGATCAAGAAGCGCGGCGTGGACGTCGACCCCGCCCAGTTCCGGAAGCGACTGCGACTGCGCGGCGGGTCCGGCCGGGTGACCCTGGTGCTCACCCGGCTCGAGGGCCGCCACACGGCGATCCTCTGCGAGCGCCTCACGTAG
- a CDS encoding DUF4190 domain-containing protein gives MSDQNQWPKPGEQQPDGQQPASQDPTASAPAPGSAAEPNGCGQDTQQPNPYAPQDPAQQPNPYAPQQPQYGAPEQPQYGAPQQNPYAAPQQPQYGAPQQQNPYAAPQQPQYGAPQNPYAASAPGSAPYAGQGAPGSAPYANPYAPAGAYSNAGYQPYAQRPKTSILAILSIVFGLGAIPFFFIAILLGPAGAILGHVALGKIKQNGEQGRGLALTGIIAGWVMTGVWILWIVVVVFAIGHSGGGYYDDNYDYGSTGAFIS, from the coding sequence GTGTCCGATCAGAACCAGTGGCCGAAGCCGGGCGAACAGCAGCCGGACGGGCAGCAGCCGGCGTCGCAGGACCCGACCGCATCGGCACCGGCCCCCGGGTCGGCGGCGGAGCCGAACGGGTGCGGCCAGGACACGCAGCAGCCGAACCCGTACGCACCGCAGGACCCGGCACAGCAGCCGAACCCGTACGCACCGCAGCAGCCGCAGTACGGTGCGCCGGAGCAGCCGCAGTACGGTGCTCCGCAGCAGAACCCGTACGCCGCTCCCCAGCAGCCGCAGTACGGCGCTCCGCAGCAGCAGAACCCGTACGCTGCCCCGCAGCAGCCGCAGTACGGCGCCCCGCAGAACCCCTACGCCGCGTCGGCTCCTGGTTCGGCGCCGTACGCCGGGCAGGGTGCTCCCGGTTCCGCGCCCTACGCGAACCCCTACGCCCCCGCCGGCGCGTACTCCAACGCCGGGTACCAGCCCTACGCGCAGCGCCCGAAGACGAGCATCCTCGCGATCCTGTCGATCGTGTTCGGTCTCGGCGCGATCCCGTTCTTCTTCATCGCGATCCTCCTCGGCCCCGCCGGTGCGATCCTCGGACACGTGGCGCTCGGCAAGATCAAGCAGAACGGCGAGCAGGGCCGCGGCCTCGCACTGACCGGCATCATCGCCGGGTGGGTGATGACCGGCGTGTGGATCCTCTGGATCGTGGTCGTCGTCTTCGCGATCGGGCACTCCGGCGGCGGGTACTACGACGACAACTACGACTACGGCTCGACCGGCGCGTTCATCAGCTGA
- the tsaD gene encoding tRNA (adenosine(37)-N6)-threonylcarbamoyltransferase complex transferase subunit TsaD → MREPLVLGIETSCDETGVGIVRGSTLLANVIASSMEEHARYGGVVPEVAARAHLEAMTPTLEQALSQAGVTLDELDAVAVTAGPGLAGALMVGVGAAKALAVATGKPLYGVNHLVGHVGADVLRADGSAIELPTVALLVSGGHTSLLLVRDLVGDVELLGETIDDAAGEAFDKVARLLGLPYPGGPQIDRAAADGDPKAIRFPRGLTLPKDMAAHRYDFSFSGLKTAVARWVERCRDEGREVPVADVAASFREAVVDVLVSKALNACRDTGVDRLLLGGGVVANARLRAVAIDRCAAAGVELRIPPLDLCTDNGAMIAAIGARLVAEGHAPSDLGIAADSTLPVTTVQV, encoded by the coding sequence ATGCGTGAACCGCTGGTGCTCGGCATCGAGACGAGCTGTGACGAGACGGGCGTGGGAATCGTCCGGGGCAGCACCCTGCTCGCCAACGTCATCGCGTCGAGCATGGAGGAGCACGCGCGCTACGGCGGCGTCGTGCCCGAGGTCGCCGCTCGCGCGCACCTCGAGGCGATGACCCCGACGCTGGAGCAGGCGCTGTCGCAGGCTGGTGTCACGCTCGACGAGCTCGACGCCGTCGCGGTCACCGCGGGGCCGGGGCTCGCCGGCGCGCTCATGGTCGGGGTCGGTGCGGCGAAGGCGCTCGCCGTGGCCACCGGCAAGCCGCTCTACGGCGTGAACCACCTGGTCGGGCACGTCGGGGCGGACGTCCTGCGCGCCGACGGCAGCGCGATCGAGCTGCCGACCGTGGCGCTCCTGGTGTCCGGTGGGCACACGTCGCTGCTGCTCGTGCGCGACCTCGTCGGTGACGTCGAGCTCCTCGGTGAGACCATCGACGACGCCGCGGGAGAGGCGTTCGACAAGGTCGCGAGGCTCCTCGGCCTGCCGTACCCGGGCGGGCCGCAGATCGACCGGGCGGCGGCGGACGGCGACCCGAAGGCGATCCGGTTCCCGCGGGGGCTGACCCTGCCGAAGGACATGGCAGCGCACCGGTACGACTTCTCGTTCTCGGGGCTGAAGACCGCCGTCGCGCGGTGGGTCGAGCGCTGCCGTGACGAGGGGCGCGAGGTCCCCGTGGCCGACGTCGCCGCCTCGTTCCGCGAGGCCGTCGTCGACGTGCTCGTCTCCAAGGCCCTCAACGCCTGCCGTGACACCGGGGTGGACCGGCTGTTGCTCGGCGGCGGCGTCGTGGCGAACGCGCGCCTCCGCGCGGTCGCGATCGACCGCTGCGCCGCAGCCGGGGTCGAGCTCCGCATCCCCCCGCTCGACCTCTGCACCGACAACGGGGCGATGATCGCGGCCATCGGTGCGCGACTCGTCGCGGAGGGGCACGCGCCGAGCGACCTCGGCATCGCCGCGGACTCGACGCTGCCGGTGACGACCGTCCAGGTCTGA
- the rimI gene encoding ribosomal protein S18-alanine N-acetyltransferase, translating to MSESGGRLPDGLRLRRAHPQDLDDVMWLEHASFPTDAWSASQMSGELYSPHGYYVVVETTDDGAPTVVGYAGLSSLAGNPVADVQTIAVSAEHRGRGIGRALFTELLDEARRRAVEEVFLEVRADNPVAQAMYTAFGFEHIATRPRYYQPDGVDAWVMRATLAPTRQGPGPIGQETLDA from the coding sequence GTGAGTGAGTCCGGCGGGCGCCTGCCCGACGGGCTGCGCCTGCGGCGCGCCCACCCGCAGGACCTCGACGACGTGATGTGGCTCGAGCACGCCTCGTTCCCGACGGACGCGTGGTCGGCGTCGCAGATGTCCGGCGAGCTGTACTCGCCGCACGGGTACTACGTCGTCGTCGAGACCACCGACGACGGCGCTCCGACGGTCGTCGGGTACGCGGGACTGTCGTCGCTCGCGGGCAACCCGGTCGCCGACGTGCAGACCATCGCCGTGTCGGCCGAGCACCGCGGCAGGGGCATCGGCCGGGCACTCTTCACCGAACTCCTCGACGAGGCTCGTCGTCGCGCGGTGGAGGAGGTCTTCCTCGAGGTCCGCGCCGACAACCCCGTCGCGCAGGCGATGTACACCGCGTTCGGGTTCGAGCACATCGCCACCCGCCCGCGGTACTACCAGCCGGACGGCGTCGACGCGTGGGTGATGCGGGCGACGCTCGCGCCCACGAGGCAGGGGCCCGGCCCGATCGGACAGGAGACGCTCGATGCGTGA
- the tsaB gene encoding tRNA (adenosine(37)-N6)-threonylcarbamoyltransferase complex dimerization subunit type 1 TsaB — MLLAIDTSAGTSVAVVDPETRQVLAERSTEDTRRHAEVIGPFLQGVLDDAGITAADVTGVVAGMGPGPFTGLRVGIAAARTFAAARGVPFLPLVSHDAVAAEHDGPLVVLTDARRREVYWSVHDQTGARTAGPGLAKPADLDDVLGASSRFRRVTAVTIPAGRLGSLAADRLASGGSFAEDAPLYLRDPDVTMPGAPKRVKQ; from the coding sequence ACAGGTGCTCGCCGAGCGTTCGACGGAGGACACCCGTCGGCACGCCGAGGTCATCGGCCCCTTCCTGCAGGGGGTGCTCGACGACGCGGGGATCACCGCCGCCGACGTCACGGGCGTCGTCGCGGGGATGGGGCCAGGTCCGTTCACCGGTCTGCGTGTCGGCATCGCGGCCGCACGGACGTTCGCCGCGGCACGCGGCGTCCCGTTCCTGCCGCTCGTCAGCCACGACGCCGTCGCCGCCGAGCACGACGGCCCGCTGGTCGTCCTGACGGACGCCCGCCGACGCGAGGTCTACTGGAGCGTCCACGACCAGACCGGCGCGCGCACTGCAGGTCCCGGACTCGCCAAGCCGGCGGACCTGGACGACGTGCTGGGAGCCTCCAGTCGGTTCCGGCGGGTCACCGCCGTCACGATCCCGGCCGGGAGGCTCGGCTCGCTCGCCGCGGACCGGCTCGCCTCCGGCGGTTCCTTCGCCGAGGACGCGCCCCTCTACCTCCGTGACCCCGACGTCACCATGCCGGGTGCGCCCAAGCGGGTGAAGCAGTGA